The DNA segment TAGTCGGGGTGGTTGCTTTATTGTGCGCTTTTCATCTTTAACAGAATTAAAGAGATTTGCAACTTTATAAAAATCGTATTTTTTTGTCATAAGTGGGGATAAAAATGACTTTTTGTTCAAAATCTGACACGAATTAACCCAAAATATTAATAAAAACAAAATTTTATCGACAAACTACACACTTAAAATTGTTAAAATTTGTAGGTAAAATCCTTAAACCCTAGTGTTTATATAGGGTAAGGAAAAAATAGAAATAAAGTTAAAATTGGTACATTTGAATTAATGAACAACAATTTGCTTCTTTCAATTAACAATCTTTCCATTTCCTTCGGAAAAAAACCAAATTTGGTTGAAGTTATCCATGATATTTCCTTTTCAATTTCTGAAAATGAGATACTTGGTGTAGTAGGAGAATCCGGTTCCGGAAAATCAGTCACGGCTATGTCAATCATGGGGTTGTTACCTGAAAAACAATCACATGTAAAGGGCGAAGTCCTCTTTCAGAAAAAGAATATTTTAGAAATAAGTGCTAAAGAGTTTCGGAATATTCGCGGAAAGGAAATCGCTATGATTTTTCAGGAACCCATGAGTGCATTAAACCCTTCATTGAGTTGCGGATATCAAGTTTCAGAAATAATACAACACCATTTAAACTATTCTGCTTCCGAAGCAAAAAAAGAGACGCTGTCTCTCTTTGAAAAAGTAAAACTTCCAAGACCCAAAGAATTATATAACAGTTATCCGCATCAAATTAGTGGTGGGCAAATGCAACGGGTTATGATTGCCATGGCGATTGCTTGTAAACCTAAATTGCTTATTGCCGATGAGCCAACAACAGCTTTGGACGTTACCGTTCAAAAAGAAATTTTAATGCTATTGAAAGAATTGCAACAAGAAACGGGAATGAGTTTATTGTTTATCTCACACGATTTAGCTTTGGTTTCAGAAATCGCAGATCGGGTAGTAGTTATGTACAAAGGTAATATTGTTGAAACAGATACTGTAATTGAACTATTTAAAAACCCAAAAGACGAATATACTAAAGCTTTACTAGCTTCACGCCCAACGTTAGAAAAACGTTTGGAAAAATTACCTACCATTTCTTCTATTGCAGATAACAGTTTTGTGCCAAAGGTAGAAACATCGCAAACTCGTGCGAAACGACATAAAAAAATCTATACACAAACACCATTGCTAGAAGTAAAAAACCTCGAAAAAGAATATTATAGTAATGCCGGTTTTTTTAAAACTATACAGACGGTAAAAGCAGTAAATGATGTAAGCTTCGCCATTTTTGAAGGCGAAACCATGGGCCTTGTAGGTGAGTCTGGCTGCGGAAAATCAACTTTGGGTAAAACCATTTTACAATTAGAAAAAGCCACAAAAGGGCATATTTTATACCGCGGAAAAGAATTAACGCAATTAAAAGCTTCAGAAATACGAAAACTGCGCAAGGAGATTCAGCTTATTTTCCAAGATCCGTATTCGTCTTTAAACCCACGTGTTTTAATTGGTGAATCTATAACCGAACCCATGAAAGTACACAACATTGGCTCATCAAAAAAAGAACGCCAAGAAAAGGCAAAAAAAATATTAAACCGGGTTGGGTTAGATGAGTCATATTATTATAGATATCCGCACGAACTTTCCGGCGGACAAAGACAACGTGTAGGTATAGCTCGAACTATCGCTCTAGAACCCAAATTAGTTATTTGCGACGAGTCGGTTTCTGCATTAGATATTTCAGTACAAGCTCAGGTTTTAAATTTGTTGAATGAATTGAAAGATGACTTTGGGTTTACTTACTTATTTATCTCCCACGATTTGGCGGTTGTAAAATATATGGCCGATCAATTATTAGTAATGAATGAAGGGAAAATAGAAGAGATAGGCGATGCAGATGAGATTTACGCCAATCCTCAAAAAGAGTATACCAAAAAATTGATTGATGCGATTCCGAAGGGGATTTAGGCTTCAGGGCTTCGATAAAATCCCGATTCCATCGCGATCTCTCAGCCACCTCAAATTCGATTTATTAAAAAAATACTTTAAAAACGAAATAAGGCTCAAGTGCTGAGGTATTTGAGTGTTTTTTAAAAATTGCAAAGCAATGATTTAAAAAATGTATCGAAACCACCGACCGAAAAATTTTGAGCATAAAAAAACCCGTTCTAACCTCACAAAGAACGGGCTTATTATATGAATCATTGCAGATTCGGGGCATAATTAAGTAGCCCATAACTACCAACAAGTAGTAGTATTACATGAGCAAGAAAACTTTCTTTGCTACATAGAGCACATTTTTAAGTAATGAAAATGTATTCTTTAGGGAGTTAATTATGTTTTTCATAAGTAAGCTTTTAGTTAGTTAAATTTGGGAATGCTAATATGAAAAATAAACTAGATTTAGTCGATTAAAAACATATTAATTCGATAAAGAGCTTAAAATTTTAACACTTACAGTTATAATGTAGGAAATATCTTATTTTTATACTAAAAAAAGACCGATGTGTAAACATCGGTCAATTCTTTAAAGAAGTAAAAAAATTAAAATTTCATCTCGGGAATTTCTCCGTTTACTACCAATTCACCCTCAGTAGCTTCTTTAATTTCATCAATACTCACACCAGGTGCACGTTCCAGTAAATGAAAAGCATTGTCTTTTATTTCAAGAACTGCAAGGTTGGTAACTATCTTGCGCACACATTCTACGCCAGTAAGCGGCAAAGTACATTCTTTTAATAATTTTGAGGCACCGGCTCTATTAGTATGCATCATCGCAACTATTATATTTTCGGCAGAAGCCACCAAATCCATCGCGCCGCCCATTCCTTTTACCATTTTTCCCGGTATTTTCCAGTTGGCAATGTTTCCGTTTTGTGCCACCTCCATAGATCCTAAAATAGTCAGATCTACGTGCTGACCACGAATCATGGAAAAGCTCATAGCCGAATCGAAAAATGAAGCGCCTGGCAACGCTGTAATAGTTTGTTTACCTGCATTAATTAAATCTGGATCCTCTTCTCCTTCAAAAGGGAAAGGCCCCATTCCTAAAATTCCGTTTTCGCTTTGAAATTCTACTTGAATATCGTCCCGTACATAATTGGCAACCAAGGTTGGAATACCAATACCAAGATTTACGTAATAACCATCTTTTACTTCTTTCGCGATGCGTTGTGCTATTTGTTCTTTAGATAATGACATTATTTCTTAGGTCTTACGGTTCGTTGTTCAATTCTCTTTTCATAATCTTTTCCTTGGAAAATTCGTTGTACAAATATTCCTGGAATGTGTATTTGATTAGGATCTAATTCTCCGGCTGGCACTAATTCTTCAACCTCAGCTACCGTTATTTTGGCAGCACCACTCATATTCGCATTGAAGTTTCGAGCAGTTCCTTTAAAAATTAGGTTACCTGCTTCATCACCTTTCCAAGCTTTTATAAAAGCAAAATCGGCTTTAAAGGCCTTTTCCATTACATGCATTTTACCATCAAACTCTCGAGTTTCTTTTCCTTCGGCAACTTCAGTTCCATAACCTGCAGGTGTAAAAAATGCTGGAATACCGCTTTGGGCAGCTTGACACCGCTGCGCCAAAGTTCCTTGAGGGATTAACTCAACCTCCATCTCGCCACTTAACATCTGGCGTTCAAATTCTTTGTTCTCACCTACATACGATGAAATCATTTTTTTTATTTGGTGTTTTCTAAGCAGTAATCCCAATCCAAAATCATCTACACCTGCATTATTAGAAATACACGTTACATCTTGAATATTTAACCGAACTAATTCTTTGATAGCATTTTCAGGAATTCCGCTTAATCCAAAGCCGCCTAGCATTAAAGTCATACTGTCTTTTATGCCTTTACAAGCTTCTTCAACATTTGAAACCGTTTTATTAATCATTATTTTTTATTTTTCAGAAAATTACAAAATTTGCTTCAAAAATACTTCGTAAGGGAGTGGCATTTTCAGAAATACAATAAAAAAACCGCTTCAGAATCTGAAACGGTTTCAATTATTTTTTAGATTTAGCTAGAAGTCAAACTCGTCTGGCACATCATCTACGTCTTGATTGTCTTCTCTCCATTTAGCACAATCTGTTTCAATCGTGACACCCGAAGGACGTTTAAAGTTTTCATCGGAAACATTAAGCTCTTCATCGGCGAGGCATTTTTTCATATAAATAGCCCAAATAGGTAATGCCATAGTTGCTCCTTGACCGTAAGCGGTGCTTCTAAAATGCGTAGCACGGTCTTCACCGCCAACCCAAACACCGGTTACTAGATTAGGAACAATCCCCATAAACCAACCATCACTATTATTTTGTGTAGTTCCAGTTTTTCCAGCGATTGGATTTTTAAAATCGTATGGATAGCCTGTAATGACATTTTTATACATGTGACCTCCACGCCACGTTCCTCGCAGTCTACTACCCGACCCAGACTGCACCACTCCTTGCATAAGGCTTACCGTTACATAGGCGGTTTCGTCACTGATTACATCTTTGGTTTCAGGAACGTTTTGATATAAAACAGTTCCATTTTTATCTTCTATGCGTTGTATAAGTGTTGGTTTTACATATACACCTTCATTGGCAAAAACACTATAAGCGCCTACCATTTCATATAAAGAAACATCTGGTGTACCCAATGCAATCGATGGTGCTGCAGGCATATTTTTAGTATCTACTCCCATTTTTGAAATCAACTCAATTACTGGTTTTGGCCCAACACGATCTATTAATCTAGCTGTTACGGTGTTAATTGAGCGCGCCAAAGCTTCTTTTAAGGTTACCATACCTCCATAGTCACCTCCAGCATTTCTTGGAGTCCAAGGTTTTAATAAACCATATTTTCCTTCTTCAATAGTATATTGTGTATTTGGAAGCGTATCACAGGGCGACATATGCATTTGGTCTATCGCCGTAGCATAGACAAAAGGTTTAAATGTAGAGCCAATTTGACGGTGTCCTGTCTTTACCATATCGTACTTAAAATGCTTGTAATTAACACCTCCTACCCAAGCTTTTACTTCTCCTGTTTGTGGCGTCATCGACATTAAAGAGGCTCGTAAAAAACGTTTATAATACCGAATGGAGTCCATTGGGGTCATAATGGTATCGATGGCATTATTCTCGGCAGTCCAAGAAAAGATGCGCATTTGTGCTTTCTTTTTAAAACTGGCTATAATTTCTTCCTTATCCTTTCCTTGTTTTTCCATTTCGCGCCAACGATCGCTTCGTCGCATGGCCGATTTAAAAATTTGCTCGGTCTCTTCTTCGGTAATATCACGAAAAGGTGCTGTTTTGTTTTTTTCGTTTTGGCTGTCAAATTCTTTTTGAAGATTTCTCATATGCATATCGACAGCTTCTTCAGCGTATTCCTGCATTTTAGAATCTATAGTCGTATATACTTTTAAGCCATCACTATAAATATTGTATTGAGAACCGTCTGTTTTTGGGTTTTCCTTGATCCAATCTGACATAAAAGCACGAGCATACTCCCTAAAATACGTTGCAATCCCTTCATCGTGACCCTGTGGGGTGTATTTTATTTCAAGCGGTAATGCTTGTAGTGAATCTTTTACACTTTCAGTTATAAAATCGTACTTCTCCATTTGAGATAACACCACATTTCTACGATTTTTAACTCCAACTGGATTTCTTAATGGATTATATAAAGAAGAGTTTTTAAACATCCCAACTAACATAGCAGATTCTGCTGTAGTGAGTTCGGTAGGGCTTTTATCGAAATAAATGCTGGCTGCAGATTCAATACCAACCGCTTGATTAAGAAAATCGTACTCGTTAAAGTACATAGTCAATATTTCTTCCTTTGTATAGCGACGTTCTAAACGAGTAGAAATAACCCACTCTTTTATTTTCTGAAGCCCTCTTTCTAATTTATTATCTGAAACTTGTTCAGTAAAAAACAATTTGGCTAATTGTTGTGAAATAGTACTAGCACCACCTCTAGATCCTAAAAAAACTGCTGCTCTCAACGTTCCTTTAGCATCAATACCTGAGTGATCGTAATAGCGAGCATCTTCAGTTGCAATTAATGCGTTTATTAAATGATCGGGTAGTTCTTCATATTTAACTGGAGTTCGATTTTCTTTATAAAACTTTCCTAATGTTTTACCATCTGCAGAGATAATCTCGGTGGCGAGATTTTTTTCAGGGTTTTCAAGACTGGTTTCATCAGGCAAACTTCCGAAGAAGCCCCACGAAGCGAAAAGGAAGACAAGAATTATCAATCCTATTCCAATACCAAATATTTTCCAAAAGGTTCTAATGTGTCTTCCGGTATCGTCTTTTTGTTTCTTCGGCTTTTTTTTCGAGGCCGATTTTTTAGCTTGTTCTTTTGCCATGTTATTGTTGTTGCGATGCTTCTTCAATGCTGAAACCAACATCTGTAATGCCTTCTAGTTTGGTAACGCCCTCAACATCGCCGTTATTGCGTACGGCTTGCATGATGCGAAGTTGATATGTGCCTTCTTCTGGAAACGTAACATCTTCTTTAAACCAAAGTTTGCTGTCTTTTAAACTTCCAATTCCTTCACCTAGCCATGCGCCATCAGGTTCGGCCATTCTGTACTCTAACGTATCTTGAATGGTTTTACCGTGCGGGAATTCCATCGAAACAATTAAAAAAAGGTTGTTAAAACGATAGTCATTTGTATTCCGAAGATGTAAAAAGACATTATACTGTTTTAACGTGTCTAACTGCGGAATTGAAAACGCAATGGTGTCGTTTTTATCCCAGTAATTAGGCAACGAATGGGTGTCGCTCATAACAGCATCGGTATTGCAAGAGGCTAATAAACCTGCTATTGCAACTAAAAAAAGATTACGCATTCTTTTTTGAATTTCTATTTTTACTTCGCTTTCTGTTTTTGTTACGGCTTTTACGACGTTTGTTCCGCTTTTTACCTTTTGGTTGGTCAAAACGCGTTAAACTATCTTGCCCAACTACATTGCTAAACAGTTCTTCTTTCGATTTTTGAACCTCAACAACGTATTCTTCAAGGCTTGCAACTTTAGTGCCTTTTTTATTGAGTGCAATAATTTTATTTACATTTTCTACAGAAAGTTCCAGCCAATTCATTCCTTCTTTTACATACGAAAACCACATTAGCCCTTTAAAAATATCGGTTTTCTGGCATATGGCAGGTCCTTTTTCAGTCTGCAGCTTTACATCACTTTTCGGAAACTCTTTTAAAGCTTCTAAATAAGTGTCTAATTCGTAATTAAGACAACATTTCAGTTTGCCACATTGTCCGGCCAGTTTTAATGGGTTTAATGACAATTGTTGGTATCGAGCCGCTGAAGTGGTTACAGATCTAAAATCGGTTAACCAAGTAGAACAACACAATTCACGACCACACGAGCCAATACCGCCTAAACGTGCTGCTTCCTGACGGAAACCAACTTGTTTCATTTCGATACGGGTATTGAATGTACGGGCAAATTCTTTAATTAATTGTCTAAAATCTACACGCTCTTCAGCAGTATAATAGAAAATAGCTTTT comes from the Marixanthomonas ophiurae genome and includes:
- a CDS encoding penicillin-binding protein 1A; this translates as MAKEQAKKSASKKKPKKQKDDTGRHIRTFWKIFGIGIGLIILVFLFASWGFFGSLPDETSLENPEKNLATEIISADGKTLGKFYKENRTPVKYEELPDHLINALIATEDARYYDHSGIDAKGTLRAAVFLGSRGGASTISQQLAKLFFTEQVSDNKLERGLQKIKEWVISTRLERRYTKEEILTMYFNEYDFLNQAVGIESAASIYFDKSPTELTTAESAMLVGMFKNSSLYNPLRNPVGVKNRRNVVLSQMEKYDFITESVKDSLQALPLEIKYTPQGHDEGIATYFREYARAFMSDWIKENPKTDGSQYNIYSDGLKVYTTIDSKMQEYAEEAVDMHMRNLQKEFDSQNEKNKTAPFRDITEEETEQIFKSAMRRSDRWREMEKQGKDKEEIIASFKKKAQMRIFSWTAENNAIDTIMTPMDSIRYYKRFLRASLMSMTPQTGEVKAWVGGVNYKHFKYDMVKTGHRQIGSTFKPFVYATAIDQMHMSPCDTLPNTQYTIEEGKYGLLKPWTPRNAGGDYGGMVTLKEALARSINTVTARLIDRVGPKPVIELISKMGVDTKNMPAAPSIALGTPDVSLYEMVGAYSVFANEGVYVKPTLIQRIEDKNGTVLYQNVPETKDVISDETAYVTVSLMQGVVQSGSGSRLRGTWRGGHMYKNVITGYPYDFKNPIAGKTGTTQNNSDGWFMGIVPNLVTGVWVGGEDRATHFRSTAYGQGATMALPIWAIYMKKCLADEELNVSDENFKRPSGVTIETDCAKWREDNQDVDDVPDEFDF
- a CDS encoding ABC transporter ATP-binding protein, with the protein product MNNNLLLSINNLSISFGKKPNLVEVIHDISFSISENEILGVVGESGSGKSVTAMSIMGLLPEKQSHVKGEVLFQKKNILEISAKEFRNIRGKEIAMIFQEPMSALNPSLSCGYQVSEIIQHHLNYSASEAKKETLSLFEKVKLPRPKELYNSYPHQISGGQMQRVMIAMAIACKPKLLIADEPTTALDVTVQKEILMLLKELQQETGMSLLFISHDLALVSEIADRVVVMYKGNIVETDTVIELFKNPKDEYTKALLASRPTLEKRLEKLPTISSIADNSFVPKVETSQTRAKRHKKIYTQTPLLEVKNLEKEYYSNAGFFKTIQTVKAVNDVSFAIFEGETMGLVGESGCGKSTLGKTILQLEKATKGHILYRGKELTQLKASEIRKLRKEIQLIFQDPYSSLNPRVLIGESITEPMKVHNIGSSKKERQEKAKKILNRVGLDESYYYRYPHELSGGQRQRVGIARTIALEPKLVICDESVSALDISVQAQVLNLLNELKDDFGFTYLFISHDLAVVKYMADQLLVMNEGKIEEIGDADEIYANPQKEYTKKLIDAIPKGI
- a CDS encoding CoA transferase subunit A: MINKTVSNVEEACKGIKDSMTLMLGGFGLSGIPENAIKELVRLNIQDVTCISNNAGVDDFGLGLLLRKHQIKKMISSYVGENKEFERQMLSGEMEVELIPQGTLAQRCQAAQSGIPAFFTPAGYGTEVAEGKETREFDGKMHVMEKAFKADFAFIKAWKGDEAGNLIFKGTARNFNANMSGAAKITVAEVEELVPAGELDPNQIHIPGIFVQRIFQGKDYEKRIEQRTVRPKK
- a CDS encoding PSP1 domain-containing protein, with amino-acid sequence MGCTSCATGANGQPKGCKNNGTCGTDGCNKLTVFDWLSNMSLPADMEPFKGVEVRFKNGRKHFYHNNENLTLSMGDVVATEASPGHDIGIVTLTGELVRVQMKKKNERVDMNALPKIYRKASQKDIDKWQSCRDKEPSIQKQSREIAIRLGLKMKISDIEYQGDGSKAIFYYTAEERVDFRQLIKEFARTFNTRIEMKQVGFRQEAARLGGIGSCGRELCCSTWLTDFRSVTTSAARYQQLSLNPLKLAGQCGKLKCCLNYELDTYLEALKEFPKSDVKLQTEKGPAICQKTDIFKGLMWFSYVKEGMNWLELSVENVNKIIALNKKGTKVASLEEYVVEVQKSKEELFSNVVGQDSLTRFDQPKGKKRNKRRKSRNKNRKRSKNRNSKKNA
- a CDS encoding gliding motility lipoprotein GldH codes for the protein MRNLFLVAIAGLLASCNTDAVMSDTHSLPNYWDKNDTIAFSIPQLDTLKQYNVFLHLRNTNDYRFNNLFLIVSMEFPHGKTIQDTLEYRMAEPDGAWLGEGIGSLKDSKLWFKEDVTFPEEGTYQLRIMQAVRNNGDVEGVTKLEGITDVGFSIEEASQQQ
- a CDS encoding CoA transferase subunit B — its product is MSLSKEQIAQRIAKEVKDGYYVNLGIGIPTLVANYVRDDIQVEFQSENGILGMGPFPFEGEEDPDLINAGKQTITALPGASFFDSAMSFSMIRGQHVDLTILGSMEVAQNGNIANWKIPGKMVKGMGGAMDLVASAENIIVAMMHTNRAGASKLLKECTLPLTGVECVRKIVTNLAVLEIKDNAFHLLERAPGVSIDEIKEATEGELVVNGEIPEMKF